Proteins from one Brevibacillus humidisoli genomic window:
- the pheT gene encoding phenylalanine--tRNA ligase subunit beta has protein sequence MKVSYQWLSAYVDLSGMTPHRLAELLTSSGIEVDAVESRNQGVENVVIGYVKERSQHPDADRLSVCVVDVGQGEDLQIVCGAKNVAQGQKVPVALPGAKLPGGLKIKRSKLRGVESQGMICSAKELGLNDKLLAKDQQEGIMVLPEEAEVGADAVSYLGLDDYVLELGLTPNRSDCLSMLGVAYEVAAILGRDVQIPQLELVEDGADNPLSVRIEAKDHCHQYHGRHFTRVRIGSSPQWLKNRLMAAGVRPINNVVDVTNYVMLEYGQPLHAFDANCVSNQAIVVRLAEPGEKLVTLDDQERALDEQTLVIADPQKGLAIAGIMGGANSEVTEKTEEIILESAYFTPQSIRRSARMLEMRTEGCVRWEKGVDPNRVPLAADRAAGLIQQLAGAVVSKGIAGEVVEQRQPVVVSLTLPHLNRHLGMSLSPEEVSAIFGRLQFAYQYSEETWHVQIPTRRNDITLAEDLIEEVARLYGYDKIPTTLPFGETTQGRLTRDQSLRRRVRHHLIGAGLSEAIAYSLINPGRLDDVAGLHEQNLHSLRLAMPMSEEHSVLRVSLLPGLLQVAQYNKNRQNHDLAIFELGHVFLSEESTPSQLPEERLYLAGLLAGQWLPPNWNKEKQPVDFYLLKGIVESLLASLGVTDVEWHPTAERAGMHPGRTADIVIAGEAIGYLGQLHPAVEKTYDLEEIYAFQLDTHKLFAHATDLGLYRLLPKFPAMSRDLAFVVERSVQADTLTSMIRQAAGDWLESVTLFDVYTGEHVAADKKSVAFSLVYRHPERTLQDEEVQESVSRIVQLLTEQLGAELRK, from the coding sequence GTATCAGTGGCTGTCGGCATACGTCGATTTGTCCGGAATGACGCCGCACCGGTTGGCAGAATTGTTAACCAGCAGCGGGATTGAAGTGGATGCGGTAGAATCGCGCAATCAAGGCGTGGAGAATGTTGTGATCGGATACGTCAAGGAGCGGAGCCAGCATCCTGACGCCGACCGCTTAAGCGTCTGCGTAGTGGATGTTGGACAAGGAGAAGATTTGCAAATCGTCTGCGGCGCTAAAAATGTGGCGCAGGGACAAAAAGTACCGGTTGCGCTGCCGGGGGCCAAACTTCCGGGAGGCCTAAAGATCAAACGCTCCAAACTGCGTGGTGTGGAATCGCAGGGGATGATCTGTTCGGCCAAAGAATTGGGCCTCAATGATAAACTGCTCGCCAAAGACCAGCAGGAGGGGATCATGGTTCTGCCGGAAGAGGCGGAAGTGGGTGCTGATGCCGTTTCCTACCTGGGACTGGATGATTATGTGCTGGAGTTGGGGCTAACTCCAAACCGTTCGGATTGTTTGAGCATGCTGGGGGTGGCTTACGAAGTGGCGGCAATCCTCGGCCGCGACGTACAGATTCCACAGCTGGAACTGGTTGAAGATGGAGCGGATAATCCCTTGTCTGTCCGGATTGAGGCCAAAGATCACTGTCATCAATATCACGGCCGCCATTTTACCCGGGTGCGAATCGGTTCATCGCCGCAGTGGTTAAAGAACCGATTGATGGCGGCTGGGGTACGTCCGATCAACAATGTGGTCGACGTGACCAACTATGTGATGCTGGAGTACGGTCAACCGCTGCATGCCTTTGACGCAAACTGTGTCAGCAACCAGGCAATCGTTGTGCGTCTGGCCGAGCCAGGGGAAAAACTGGTAACGTTGGACGATCAGGAGCGGGCCTTGGATGAGCAGACATTGGTCATCGCCGATCCGCAAAAGGGATTGGCGATTGCCGGTATCATGGGCGGAGCCAACTCTGAGGTGACGGAGAAGACCGAGGAGATCATACTCGAATCAGCCTACTTTACGCCTCAGTCGATCCGTCGTTCGGCACGGATGCTGGAAATGCGGACAGAAGGCTGCGTCCGGTGGGAGAAGGGCGTCGATCCCAACCGTGTTCCATTGGCGGCCGATCGGGCTGCCGGACTGATCCAGCAATTGGCCGGAGCGGTCGTCTCCAAGGGGATAGCGGGTGAAGTGGTGGAACAGCGCCAACCGGTGGTCGTCTCGTTGACACTGCCCCATCTGAACCGCCATCTCGGCATGTCGCTAAGTCCAGAGGAAGTGTCGGCCATCTTTGGCCGTCTGCAGTTCGCTTACCAATACAGCGAGGAAACCTGGCATGTGCAGATCCCCACACGACGCAATGACATCACGCTAGCCGAAGATCTGATCGAAGAAGTAGCTCGTCTGTACGGTTATGACAAGATCCCGACTACGCTGCCGTTTGGAGAGACCACACAAGGCAGGCTGACGCGCGACCAGTCCCTTCGTCGTCGAGTGCGTCATCACTTGATTGGTGCCGGGTTGTCAGAGGCGATCGCCTATTCGCTGATCAATCCGGGGAGGCTGGATGACGTAGCGGGTCTACATGAGCAGAATCTCCACAGCTTGCGGTTGGCGATGCCGATGAGTGAAGAACATAGTGTCCTGCGGGTCAGCCTGCTGCCGGGACTCTTGCAGGTCGCCCAGTACAATAAAAACCGGCAAAATCACGATCTGGCCATCTTTGAATTAGGACATGTTTTCTTGAGTGAAGAGAGCACACCAAGCCAACTGCCGGAGGAGCGGCTCTATCTGGCCGGTCTGCTGGCTGGTCAGTGGCTGCCGCCCAACTGGAACAAAGAGAAGCAGCCGGTAGACTTTTACCTGCTCAAAGGGATCGTCGAGTCGCTCCTGGCGAGCCTTGGCGTCACAGATGTGGAGTGGCATCCAACAGCAGAGCGGGCAGGCATGCACCCGGGGCGAACAGCAGACATTGTCATTGCTGGAGAAGCAATTGGCTACCTCGGTCAACTGCACCCGGCTGTGGAAAAAACGTACGATCTGGAAGAGATATACGCATTCCAACTGGATACGCATAAGCTGTTTGCTCATGCGACGGATCTTGGTCTCTACCGTCTGCTGCCCAAGTTCCCGGCGATGAGCCGCGACCTAGCGTTTGTCGTCGAGCGCAGCGTGCAAGCCGACACGCTGACTTCTATGATTCGACAAGCGGCAGGCGACTGGCTGGAATCCGTGACGTTGTTTGATGTGTATACGGGTGAGCATGTTGCAGCTGACAAGAAGAGTGTAGCCTTCTCCCTTGTCTACCGACATCCGGAGCGAACGCTGCAGGACGAAGAGGTGCAGGAAAGCGTCAGCAGGATCGTACAACTGTTGACTGAGCAGTTGGGTGCGGAGCTGCGGAAGTAG